The proteins below are encoded in one region of Rana temporaria chromosome 2, aRanTem1.1, whole genome shotgun sequence:
- the LOC120929030 gene encoding matrix metalloproteinase-18-like, whose amino-acid sequence MQKLQVKILMLCALCYGILAMPMPPKESEGGITPEDRKAAEVYLKNFYTFANKTRNTFEERLREMQRFFGMRVTGRLDNGTMTMMKAPRCGMPDMAEVRAVPGRPRWRQTSLTYRILNFTPDLPQNLVNDSIKRAFDVWSQVTPLTFNQVGNGQADILIQFSSSGHNDGSAFDGRNGVLAHAYFPGLGIGGDAHFDEDETWTINRAAFNLFLVAAHEFGHSLGLEHSNDRSALMFPTYRYVNTDGYRLPQDDVSRIQALYGRRPS is encoded by the exons ATGCAGAAACTCCAAGTGAAAATCTTGATGctgtgtgcgctgtgctatggcaTACTGGCAATGCCGATGCCACCAAAGGAAAGTGAAGGAGGCATTACTCCAGAGGATCGCAAGGCTGCAGAG GTTTACCTAAAAAATTTCtacacatttgcaaataaaaCAAGAAACACATTTGAGGAGAGGCTCAGAGAAATGCAAAGATTCTTTGGAATGAGGGTAACAGGGAGGCTGGACAACGGTACAATGACTATGATGAAAGCTCCACGATGTGGCATGCCTGATATGGCAGAGGTCAGAGCTGTTCCTGGAAGACCAAGATGGAGACAAACGTCTCTGACCTACAG AATCCTGAATTTCACTCCTGACCTGCCCCAGAATTTGGTGAATGATTCAATAAAGCGAGCTTTTGATGTTTGGAGCCAAGTCACACCACTTACATTTAATCAAGTTGGAAATGGTCAAGCTGATATACTTATTCAGTTCTCCAGTTCAG gTCACAATGATGGGTCGGCTTTTGATGGTCGTAATGGGGTGCTGGCACATGCCTACTTTCCAGGCTTAGGAATCGGTGGTGATGCTCACTTTGATGAAGATGAAACATGGACAATTAACAGAGCAG CATTCAACTTGTTTCTAGTTGCTGCACATGAATTTGGTCATTCTTTGGGACTGGAACACTCCAACGATCGTTCAGCTTTGATGTTCCCAACCTATCGCTACGTCAATACGGATGGTTACCGCTTGCCGCAAGATGACGTCTCTCGGATCCAGGCACTGTATGGGAGAAGGCCATCATAA